From Chryseobacterium shandongense, the proteins below share one genomic window:
- a CDS encoding YpdA family putative bacillithiol disulfide reductase, whose protein sequence is METLDILIIGGGPIGLNCALEAQKNNLSYVIIEKGTIVNSLYNYPLYMRFFSTAEKLEIGGIPFISTAPKPGRQEALEYYQGIARQRDIHIKLYEKVESVSRKNEIFVIETSKGKYSARSVIISTGFYDIPNLMNIPGENLAKVKHYYTEPYPYVKQKIVVVGSSNSAVDAALETYRKGAEVTMIIRHSEISKSVKYWVKPDIENRISEGSISAHFNAELMEITEKTVIFKDEKGEIHEIENDFVLAMTGYLPDFDFLKNSGIELQGECLNPLYNSETMETNIPGLYLAGVVCGGKDTHLWFIENSRIHAEIIIKSILSK, encoded by the coding sequence ATGGAAACATTGGATATTCTTATCATAGGAGGCGGCCCGATTGGGCTGAACTGCGCCCTGGAAGCACAGAAAAACAATCTCAGCTATGTTATTATTGAAAAAGGGACAATTGTCAATTCTTTATACAATTACCCTTTGTACATGAGATTTTTTTCTACCGCTGAAAAGTTGGAGATCGGTGGAATTCCTTTCATTTCCACAGCTCCGAAACCGGGAAGACAGGAAGCTTTGGAATATTACCAGGGAATCGCGAGACAACGGGACATCCATATTAAATTGTATGAAAAAGTTGAAAGCGTCTCCCGAAAGAATGAAATTTTCGTTATTGAAACTTCCAAAGGAAAATATTCAGCCAGAAGCGTAATTATCTCAACAGGATTTTATGATATTCCGAATTTGATGAATATTCCCGGGGAAAATCTGGCTAAAGTAAAACATTATTATACCGAACCATATCCTTATGTAAAGCAGAAAATTGTTGTTGTAGGATCAAGCAATTCTGCAGTAGACGCTGCTTTAGAAACCTATCGAAAAGGCGCTGAAGTAACGATGATTATTCGTCATTCTGAAATTTCAAAAAGTGTGAAATATTGGGTAAAACCCGATATTGAAAATAGAATTTCGGAGGGCAGCATCTCCGCCCACTTTAATGCGGAACTTATGGAGATCACAGAAAAAACCGTCATCTTCAAAGACGAAAAAGGAGAAATCCATGAAATTGAAAATGATTTTGTCCTGGCCATGACGGGCTATCTTCCCGATTTTGATTTTTTAAAAAATTCCGGAATAGAACTGCAGGGAGAATGTCTCAATCCTTTATACAACAGCGAAACCATGGAAACCAATATCCCTGGTTTATATCTTGCCGGAGTTGTTTGCGGTGGAAAAGACACCCACCTTTGGTTTATTGAGAATTCCAGAATTCATGCGGAGATTATTATTAAAAGTATTCTCTCAAAGTAG
- a CDS encoding TonB-dependent receptor, which translates to MRKIYILLPTIFTAFLSAQKKDSAEIISEVRIDAYKKPAAFISSTKSVSVVSENLLNQNTPERMLESINQIAGARMEERSPGSYRISLRGSTLRSPFGVRNVKVYLDDFISSDASGNTYFNVISPELIKKMEIYKGPESGDYGAVTGGTVLLKTSDSEKTSANLSLGSYGTFNQSFDFSKQLGKHFIEIFQNYYQTDSYREQSKVVRKQVFLKDNFQYSERGTLKAMILYADLDYQTPGGLTLEQMQLNRKQARPATKTVPGAEDQDAGIRNKMILAGLSNEYRFNSDFSHFILIQGSYVDFENPFITNFENRFEKNFALRTHLNYEKNWEHIALAYRLGFEGGISDILIKNYDNNRGVEGNPQNFDKIKNTSGFYFLSQKLNVDEKLFSDISLSLNSNAYDWERLFPRNENGKTRFKNQWLPNFGLSYLFAKGFSVRAKIGKGNSAPTNEEIRSSDQQFNTSLRPEYGWNKEIGIRKQFGNSLFIEGSYFDFRMKDAIVRRQNEAGQEFFVNSGATVQKGLEVLLESKSFNLKNDIFNYFKFRFSGSFYQFTFEDYRQNDNDFSGNDLTGVPQTTVNSLINFILFKKLSVDYSHFYTSKIPLNDANSVWSEPSVVGNIQFRFPFELDRTRLNIFLQIQNLYNEDYVSGFDINAFGNRYYNPAAKRNFVFGVKADF; encoded by the coding sequence ATGAGAAAAATCTACATCCTTCTACCTACAATTTTTACGGCTTTCCTGTCGGCACAGAAAAAAGACTCCGCAGAAATCATTTCAGAAGTGCGCATCGATGCCTATAAGAAGCCGGCAGCTTTTATTTCTTCCACCAAATCCGTATCCGTAGTTTCGGAAAACCTTCTCAATCAGAATACACCCGAAAGAATGCTGGAGTCTATCAACCAGATTGCCGGTGCAAGAATGGAAGAACGTTCTCCCGGAAGTTACAGGATTTCTCTTAGAGGCAGCACGCTTCGTTCGCCGTTTGGCGTAAGGAATGTAAAAGTTTATTTGGATGATTTTATTTCTTCGGATGCTTCGGGAAATACTTACTTTAATGTGATTTCTCCTGAGCTTATCAAAAAAATGGAAATTTATAAAGGTCCCGAAAGTGGTGACTATGGCGCTGTTACGGGCGGAACTGTGCTCCTGAAAACCTCAGATTCAGAAAAAACGTCGGCCAATCTGTCGCTGGGAAGCTACGGAACATTTAACCAGAGTTTTGACTTTTCTAAACAGTTGGGAAAACATTTTATAGAAATATTTCAGAATTATTACCAGACAGATTCTTATCGCGAGCAATCTAAAGTTGTACGGAAACAGGTTTTTCTAAAAGATAATTTTCAATATTCGGAACGGGGAACACTCAAGGCCATGATATTATATGCTGATTTGGATTATCAGACACCAGGAGGGCTCACTTTAGAGCAAATGCAGCTCAACCGGAAACAGGCAAGACCCGCCACGAAAACAGTTCCCGGTGCAGAAGATCAGGATGCAGGAATTCGCAATAAAATGATATTGGCAGGGCTTTCAAACGAATACCGTTTTAACTCTGATTTTTCACATTTCATTCTGATTCAGGGATCTTATGTAGACTTTGAAAATCCTTTTATTACCAATTTTGAAAACCGGTTTGAGAAGAATTTCGCGTTACGGACTCACCTGAACTATGAGAAAAACTGGGAACATATTGCATTGGCATACCGTTTAGGATTTGAAGGCGGGATCAGTGATATCCTCATTAAAAATTATGACAACAACAGAGGGGTGGAAGGAAATCCACAGAATTTCGATAAGATTAAAAATACCTCCGGGTTTTATTTTCTTTCTCAAAAACTTAATGTTGATGAAAAGCTTTTCTCCGATATTTCTTTAAGTCTGAATTCAAATGCATACGACTGGGAAAGGCTTTTCCCTCGAAATGAAAATGGAAAAACCCGATTTAAAAATCAGTGGCTGCCGAATTTCGGACTCAGTTATCTTTTTGCCAAAGGTTTTTCGGTACGAGCCAAAATAGGAAAGGGCAATTCTGCTCCGACCAACGAAGAAATCCGCTCTTCCGACCAGCAGTTTAATACATCACTTAGACCGGAATACGGCTGGAATAAAGAAATCGGAATACGGAAACAGTTCGGCAATTCGCTGTTCATAGAAGGAAGTTATTTTGATTTCAGAATGAAGGATGCCATCGTTAGGAGACAGAACGAGGCCGGACAGGAATTTTTTGTCAATTCGGGAGCAACCGTACAAAAAGGCTTGGAAGTACTGTTGGAATCCAAAAGTTTTAACCTTAAAAATGACATCTTTAATTACTTTAAATTCAGATTTTCAGGGAGTTTTTATCAATTCACCTTCGAAGATTACAGACAGAATGATAATGATTTTTCAGGAAATGATCTCACCGGTGTGCCACAGACAACCGTAAACAGCTTAATTAATTTTATTTTGTTTAAAAAATTGTCTGTTGATTATTCTCACTTTTATACGTCAAAAATACCACTCAACGATGCCAATTCAGTCTGGTCGGAACCAAGTGTGGTCGGGAATATTCAGTTCAGATTTCCTTTTGAGCTTGACAGGACAAGATTAAATATATTCCTGCAAATACAGAATCTTTATAATGAAGATTACGTTTCCGGTTTTGATATCAATGCTTTTGGGAATCGCTACTATAATCCGGCTGCCAAAAGAAATTTTGTTTTCGGGGTGAAGGCTGACTTTTAG
- a CDS encoding MFS transporter, with translation MLALVMLINRAGSMVLPFLGVYMTNHLHFSIENTGIVLSFFGIGSVLGSWMGGFITDKIGEYKVQSFSLLLSVPLFCLIPVFKTEVGVAAIILVQSIVSDAFRPANSVAITKYAKPENITRAFSLNRMAVNLGFSIGPALGGILSAISYEFLFFTNALAALMAGILYIIFFKKRNKLARLKAKKIKEVIEIKKDSSPYRDGKFLIYCFLCMLFSICFFQLFSTLTIFYKDTAHLSQQNIGYLLGYSGFVVVLLEMGLVQVAEKYFSLAVTMFLGTFICGLSYAMLGFDHSMLTLILSMSLLCVGEIWALPFMSTITALRSGKNNKGAYMGLNGISFSIAFIVTPYLGTMIAEKLGFTTLWIGTGIVATAIATAFYFIVPWMIGDRKHAE, from the coding sequence ATGCTGGCGCTGGTAATGCTCATCAACCGGGCCGGCTCAATGGTGCTACCTTTTTTGGGAGTTTATATGACCAACCATCTGCATTTCAGTATAGAAAATACCGGGATCGTACTCAGCTTTTTCGGGATCGGTTCCGTTTTAGGATCCTGGATGGGCGGATTCATTACCGATAAAATAGGAGAATACAAAGTGCAGTCCTTCAGTTTACTGCTCAGTGTTCCGTTATTCTGCCTGATTCCTGTTTTTAAAACCGAAGTTGGTGTAGCGGCCATTATTTTGGTTCAGAGTATTGTAAGCGATGCATTCCGGCCTGCTAACTCTGTGGCCATCACCAAATATGCAAAACCGGAAAACATCACCCGTGCATTTTCATTAAACCGGATGGCGGTTAACCTGGGATTTTCCATCGGGCCTGCATTAGGCGGAATTTTATCGGCTATTTCGTATGAATTCCTGTTTTTTACCAATGCTTTGGCGGCTTTGATGGCTGGTATTCTCTATATTATATTTTTTAAAAAACGAAATAAACTGGCAAGGCTGAAAGCTAAAAAGATAAAAGAAGTAATTGAAATTAAAAAAGACAGCTCGCCGTACCGGGACGGTAAATTTTTGATATATTGTTTCCTGTGTATGCTGTTTTCCATTTGCTTTTTCCAGTTATTCAGTACACTGACTATCTTTTACAAAGACACGGCTCATCTCAGCCAGCAAAATATTGGATATCTGTTGGGCTATAGCGGATTCGTTGTGGTTTTACTGGAAATGGGACTCGTTCAGGTTGCCGAAAAATATTTCAGCCTTGCGGTAACAATGTTCCTGGGAACCTTTATTTGCGGACTTTCCTATGCAATGCTGGGTTTTGATCACAGTATGCTTACCCTGATTCTTTCAATGAGCTTGCTGTGCGTAGGAGAAATATGGGCTTTGCCGTTTATGTCGACCATCACTGCATTAAGATCAGGTAAAAACAATAAAGGCGCTTATATGGGCCTGAACGGAATTTCATTTTCCATTGCATTTATTGTGACACCCTATCTTGGAACCATGATAGCGGAAAAACTAGGCTTTACGACCTTGTGGATCGGAACCGGAATTGTAGCGACGGCCATTGCCACTGCATTCTATTTCATCGTTCCGTGGATGATTGGCGACAGAAAACATGCTGAATAA
- a CDS encoding glutamine--tRNA ligase/YqeY domain fusion protein, translating into MEEEKKSLNFIEQIIEDDLANGLKRDQIRFRFPPEPNGYLHVGHTKAICINFGLGEKYNAPVNLRFDDTNPEKEEQEYVDSIMKDVEWLGFKWDKVLYASDYFQQLYDWAVQMIKDGKAYVDEQPSEVITEQRKNPTEPGIESPYRNRPVQESLDLFERMKNGEFEEGAMSLRAKIDMTSPNMNMRDPVMYRILKRPHHRTGTAWKIYPMYDWAHGESDYIEQISHSLCSLEFENHRPLYDWYLDQVYDETKVRNKQREFARMNVSYMITSKRKLQRLIAEKVVNGWDDPRMPTISGMRRKGYTATAIRNFIEKVGVAKRENLIELQLLEFCVREDLNKVAKRVMTVVDPVKLVIENYPEGNEEWLETENNPEQEDAGTREIPFSRELYIEREDFKEEANNKFFRLKLGGEVRLKSAYIIKGERVEKDENGNITTIYATYDDKSKSGSGTEESLRKVKGTIHWVSAKHAIPVEVRNYDKLFTVEQPDAEKEVDFLNFINPESVTVVKGFAEPGLKDVELGEPLQFQRIGYFTKDQDSAEDNLVFNRTVTLKDSYKPE; encoded by the coding sequence ATGGAAGAAGAAAAAAAATCACTCAATTTTATTGAGCAAATTATCGAAGATGATTTGGCAAACGGACTGAAAAGAGATCAGATCCGTTTCCGTTTTCCGCCTGAACCCAACGGTTATCTGCATGTAGGGCATACAAAAGCCATCTGCATTAACTTTGGGCTGGGCGAAAAATATAATGCTCCCGTGAACCTTCGTTTCGATGATACAAATCCTGAAAAAGAAGAACAGGAATATGTAGATTCTATTATGAAAGACGTTGAATGGCTAGGTTTCAAATGGGATAAAGTTTTGTACGCCTCCGATTACTTCCAACAGCTTTACGACTGGGCGGTTCAGATGATTAAAGATGGAAAAGCTTACGTTGATGAGCAACCGTCCGAAGTGATTACAGAACAGCGCAAAAACCCTACCGAACCGGGTATTGAATCTCCATACAGAAACCGTCCGGTACAAGAATCTTTAGATTTATTCGAAAGAATGAAAAACGGAGAGTTCGAAGAAGGGGCAATGTCTCTTCGCGCAAAAATAGATATGACTTCTCCAAACATGAACATGCGTGATCCTGTGATGTACAGAATCTTAAAGAGACCTCATCACAGAACAGGTACGGCATGGAAAATATACCCGATGTACGACTGGGCACACGGAGAATCCGATTATATTGAGCAAATTTCACATTCCTTATGTTCTTTGGAATTTGAAAATCATAGGCCGTTGTACGATTGGTATCTGGATCAGGTGTACGATGAAACGAAAGTGAGAAATAAGCAGAGAGAATTCGCAAGGATGAATGTCTCTTACATGATTACTTCAAAAAGAAAACTTCAAAGATTAATTGCTGAAAAAGTGGTTAACGGTTGGGACGATCCGAGAATGCCTACCATTTCAGGAATGAGAAGAAAGGGCTATACTGCAACTGCCATTAGAAATTTTATTGAAAAAGTAGGAGTAGCCAAAAGAGAAAACCTTATTGAGCTTCAGTTATTGGAATTCTGCGTTCGTGAAGATTTGAACAAAGTAGCAAAACGTGTGATGACTGTTGTTGATCCTGTAAAACTGGTTATTGAAAACTATCCTGAAGGAAATGAAGAATGGCTTGAGACCGAAAATAATCCGGAACAGGAAGATGCAGGAACAAGGGAAATACCTTTCTCAAGAGAATTATATATTGAACGTGAAGATTTCAAGGAAGAAGCCAATAATAAATTCTTCAGATTGAAACTTGGCGGAGAAGTCCGCTTAAAATCTGCTTACATCATTAAAGGAGAAAGAGTAGAAAAAGATGAAAACGGAAATATCACTACTATTTATGCTACTTACGACGACAAATCAAAGTCAGGTAGCGGAACGGAAGAAAGTTTAAGAAAAGTAAAAGGAACCATTCACTGGGTCTCTGCTAAGCATGCGATTCCTGTGGAGGTCAGAAATTACGATAAACTGTTTACGGTAGAACAGCCTGATGCAGAAAAAGAGGTGGATTTCCTTAATTTCATCAACCCGGAATCCGTAACCGTGGTAAAAGGATTTGCAGAGCCAGGTCTGAAAGATGTAGAATTGGGAGAACCGCTTCAGTTCCAGAGAATTGGCTATTTTACAAAAGATCAGGATTCTGCTGAAGACAATTTGGTCTTCAACAGAACTGTGACGTTAAAAGACTCTTATAAGCCGGAGTAA
- a CDS encoding o-succinylbenzoate synthase, with protein sequence MTGEYFRYLLEFKRPSGTSRGVLYEKETFILEILENQKKGVGECAVFRGLSFDDRPDYEEKLQWLCENIQKDPEWLKEGLKEFPSIWFGYEQAILNLKHGGNIYFPGEFTEGRKAIVINGLIWMGDIAFMEEQIQDKLDQGFHCIKLKIGVNWKSEHEILQKLRQKFSKEVLELRVDANGGFDKNEAKTILKQLNELDIHSIEQPIKAGNWDDMAELCAVTPTPIALDEELIGIIAMDKKINLLDAVKPQFIILKPSLIGGFSGSDEWISLAEERNIGWWITSALESNIGLNAIAQYTFTKKNPMPQGLGTGSLFFNNFKSNLDLKGELLYFKV encoded by the coding sequence ATGACAGGAGAATATTTTAGATATTTATTAGAATTCAAGCGCCCGAGTGGAACATCTCGCGGCGTTTTGTATGAAAAAGAAACTTTTATTCTTGAAATTTTAGAAAATCAAAAGAAAGGAGTAGGAGAATGCGCCGTTTTCAGAGGATTAAGTTTTGATGATAGACCGGATTACGAAGAGAAGCTTCAGTGGCTTTGTGAAAACATTCAAAAAGATCCTGAATGGTTAAAAGAAGGGCTGAAGGAATTTCCCTCTATTTGGTTTGGCTATGAGCAGGCTATTTTAAATCTGAAACATGGCGGCAATATTTATTTTCCGGGCGAATTTACTGAAGGCCGAAAAGCTATTGTCATTAACGGGCTAATCTGGATGGGAGATATCGCTTTTATGGAGGAACAAATTCAGGATAAGCTGGATCAGGGTTTTCACTGTATTAAATTAAAAATAGGGGTCAACTGGAAATCCGAACATGAAATTCTTCAGAAATTAAGACAGAAATTTTCAAAAGAAGTGCTGGAACTTCGTGTTGATGCTAATGGAGGTTTTGATAAGAATGAGGCTAAAACCATATTGAAACAACTGAATGAGCTGGATATTCATTCCATAGAACAGCCTATTAAAGCAGGAAACTGGGATGATATGGCAGAATTGTGTGCAGTTACTCCTACACCGATTGCTTTAGATGAAGAGTTAATAGGAATTATCGCAATGGATAAAAAAATTAATCTTCTAGATGCTGTTAAACCGCAGTTTATTATTTTAAAACCTTCTTTAATTGGCGGATTTTCAGGTTCTGATGAATGGATCTCACTGGCTGAAGAACGCAATATCGGTTGGTGGATTACTTCCGCACTGGAAAGCAATATCGGGCTGAATGCCATTGCACAGTACACGTTTACCAAAAAAAATCCGATGCCTCAGGGTCTGGGTACCGGATCTCTATTTTTTAATAATTTTAAATCCAATCTTGATCTGAAAGGAGAATTATTATACTTTAAAGTTTAG
- the fbp gene encoding class 1 fructose-bisphosphatase: MSERPLQTLGEFLIDRQDDFQYSTGEFSRLLSAIRLASKVVNREVNKAGIVDIAGAAGNQNIQGEEQQKLDVIANEIFITALSQREVVCGIASEENDDFIDIKCGENGHLSKYVVLIDPLDGSSNIDVNVSVGTIFSIYRRVTEPGTPVQLEDFLQKGINQIAAGYVIYGSSTMIVYTTGNGVNGFTLDPSLGTYYLSHPNMTFPRTGKIYSINEGNYIKFPQGVKNYLKYCQMEEGDRPYTSRYIGSLVADFHRNMLKGGIYIYPSYSQAPNGKLRLLYECNPMAFLAEQAGGKATDGFRRILEIEPTELHQRIPFFCGSIDMVEKAEEFMRIDSVK, encoded by the coding sequence ATGTCAGAAAGACCATTACAGACTTTAGGAGAATTTCTTATTGACAGACAGGATGATTTTCAATATTCCACCGGAGAATTTTCCCGTCTTTTGAGTGCAATAAGACTGGCTTCCAAAGTAGTAAACAGAGAAGTAAATAAAGCAGGAATTGTAGACATTGCAGGTGCTGCCGGAAACCAGAATATTCAGGGAGAAGAACAGCAGAAGCTTGATGTTATTGCTAATGAAATTTTTATTACCGCTCTGTCTCAAAGAGAAGTGGTCTGCGGAATTGCCTCCGAGGAAAATGATGATTTTATCGATATTAAATGCGGAGAAAATGGGCATCTAAGTAAATATGTGGTGTTAATTGATCCTTTGGACGGCTCTTCAAATATTGATGTAAACGTTTCCGTGGGAACGATTTTTTCCATTTACAGAAGAGTTACCGAACCAGGAACTCCCGTTCAGCTTGAAGATTTTTTACAGAAAGGAATCAATCAGATTGCTGCAGGTTATGTTATTTACGGATCATCAACCATGATTGTTTATACCACAGGAAACGGGGTAAACGGATTTACGCTTGATCCTTCCTTAGGAACCTACTATCTTTCTCATCCGAATATGACATTTCCAAGAACAGGGAAAATTTATTCCATCAATGAAGGAAATTATATCAAATTTCCACAGGGGGTAAAAAATTACCTTAAATATTGCCAGATGGAAGAAGGGGACAGACCATATACTTCAAGATATATCGGTTCTCTTGTTGCTGATTTTCATAGAAATATGCTGAAAGGCGGGATTTATATTTATCCTTCATACTCACAGGCTCCGAACGGAAAACTGAGATTATTATACGAATGCAATCCAATGGCGTTTCTGGCAGAACAGGCCGGAGGAAAAGCAACCGACGGATTTAGAAGAATTCTTGAAATCGAACCTACGGAACTGCATCAGAGAATTCCATTCTTCTGCGGAAGTATTGATATGGTGGAGAAAGCGGAAGAGTTTATGAGAATCGACAGTGTAAAGTAA
- a CDS encoding aspartate kinase, translating into MKIFKFGGASVKDAESVKNVSMVLKSQGFAKCLLVISAMGKTTNELEKVVELYFRKDNYQTEIEKIKRKHIEIAEGLFPENHAVFAEINLFFDDIDSFLRRNKSPNYNFVYDQVVSCGEMISTKIVSEYLNEIQFTNQWLDARDYVKTDNSYREGVVDWAKTEEFISSLNKEICYVTQGFIGSDDNNFTVTLGREGSDYSAAIFAYCLNAEAMTIWKDVPGVMTGDPRKFKDVTLLSNISYEEAIEMAYYGASVIHPKTLQPLQQKNIPFYVKSFVDPTKEGTKVGASEKNQSEETYILKENQTLLKISTRDFSFIAEDHMSLIFGYLSKYKIKVSLMQNSAISLALCLEDKFNTIDELNEELQKVFRTEVVKNVSLFTVRNAKMDHIDQFYQEKTVLLEQISKNTLQMVTQ; encoded by the coding sequence ATGAAAATTTTCAAGTTTGGTGGAGCATCGGTAAAAGATGCCGAAAGTGTAAAGAACGTATCCATGGTATTAAAAAGCCAGGGATTTGCGAAGTGTCTGCTGGTAATTTCAGCAATGGGAAAAACAACGAATGAACTGGAAAAAGTAGTGGAACTTTATTTCAGGAAAGATAACTATCAAACTGAGATTGAAAAGATAAAACGAAAACACATTGAAATTGCAGAAGGTCTATTTCCTGAAAACCATGCGGTTTTTGCGGAAATCAACTTATTTTTTGATGATATTGATTCTTTTTTAAGAAGAAATAAATCTCCAAACTACAATTTTGTGTATGACCAAGTGGTAAGCTGTGGGGAAATGATTTCTACCAAGATTGTAAGTGAATACCTCAACGAGATCCAGTTTACCAACCAATGGCTGGATGCAAGAGATTACGTAAAAACCGACAATTCTTATCGTGAAGGTGTTGTAGACTGGGCCAAAACCGAAGAATTTATTTCAAGCCTTAATAAGGAAATTTGCTATGTTACTCAAGGTTTTATCGGTTCTGATGATAATAATTTCACGGTAACATTGGGAAGAGAGGGATCGGATTATTCTGCAGCGATTTTTGCGTATTGCCTTAATGCTGAAGCTATGACGATCTGGAAAGATGTTCCCGGCGTAATGACCGGAGATCCGAGAAAATTCAAAGATGTAACGCTGCTTTCCAATATCTCGTATGAGGAAGCTATTGAAATGGCTTATTATGGAGCAAGCGTTATTCACCCTAAAACACTTCAGCCGCTTCAGCAAAAGAATATTCCTTTTTATGTAAAATCTTTTGTTGACCCAACGAAAGAAGGAACTAAAGTAGGTGCTTCGGAGAAAAATCAAAGTGAGGAAACTTACATCTTAAAAGAAAACCAAACCCTCTTAAAAATTTCCACAAGAGACTTCTCTTTTATTGCGGAAGATCATATGAGCTTAATTTTCGGATATTTATCAAAATATAAAATCAAGGTGTCTTTGATGCAGAATTCTGCGATTTCACTGGCTTTATGCCTTGAAGATAAATTCAATACTATTGATGAGCTGAATGAAGAACTGCAGAAAGTATTCCGTACGGAAGTGGTAAAAAATGTATCTTTATTTACAGTAAGAAATGCGAAGATGGATCATATTGATCAATTTTACCAGGAAAAAACTGTATTATTGGAGCAGATTTCGAAGAATACGCTTCAAATGGTAACACAATAA